The Oncorhynchus tshawytscha isolate Ot180627B linkage group LG02, Otsh_v2.0, whole genome shotgun sequence genome contains the following window.
CCAATATAAGGCACTGGTACTTTTGGACATTAGGCAGAATTTGGTCTTCCAAAGATAGCCTTACGGTAAAGCTTTTATTAAAGCTTCATTTGAATACAGTAATAGTTTATGGCTGATGTTTGTGAGCTTGGTTTTGGCAGCCAGCCTGGTTAGGACACCAGCCGTTTCTTAGCCATGTAGGTATTGGACACCTGGCTCATAATGACCAGGGTGCTGAGGGCAGGGCACAGTGCTGCCAGGTACCAGGTGTATCCTCCCACAGCACCTGTAAACCACACTGAGCATATGCCCAGGAGCAGACTGACACTTCCCAGCAGGTAAGTGACTAGGCCAGACGCTGCGTGGTAGCGCTTCAGCTTAGCCAAGGACCACCCCTTAGCCAGGGAGTGGTAGAGGAGGGGCAGAGCGGCCAGAGACTGCACCCCAACAACACACAATGTCCCCAGGCCCACCAGGCCGTGCCACGAGGCGAAGTGGGGCTTGCCATTCAGGTGCTTGTTGTAGAAGATGGATGCCAGGCCCAGGGTGGAACAGCTGGCACAGAGGCACTGCAGGATCCAGTGGACACGCCCCTTGGTCTTGTGGGAAAGCTTCCGAATGGGAGAGcaatgtggagagaagaggagcacaGCCTCTGTCATGAAGAGGGAGAActaagagggaagagggggatcaagaggagatggggagagaacgGCAAGAAAAGAAGGTGAGAGTGGTGGAGGAAAGATGGAATGACCGTGAACTGTTGTAACACTTCTGAGACAATTGAATGAGATTCATTCACAGAATACATTATGCACACACAGATGTGTCACCTTACCGCCAGTGTCATCAGGAAAGGGTGCCAAGAGAACAAACCTGAAAAACAGATCAACCCAAAAAATATTGTCTCGTTTCATCAACTCCATATAAAGTATTCCATGTGTTATATGCAGATATGGAACAGCTTTGATGGGTGCTCTGTTGCTGGCGCCAAGGCTGGGTTACTCACTTGTTCCAGGCTTGGCCAATACCGTGATAAGCACAGTGAAGACAACACAAAGCACGTGAGTCAGTATCCCACATGCAACTTTCCCAAAACTGTAAATTCGGGGTTCTGATCCGGGGAGTTCCGCCATGGTTTCCGGCCTTTCCCTCGTACAAGAGACGGACAGGTAGAACTGTGCGTATCCAACGTCAGGGCAACCACAGCTACCTTTTTACCCCACAAGGGGGAGTTGATACCTTTTCCTGAAAACAGAAAAGCTGAATTTTTTGTAGATTCCTCGAAACCCATAGAGAAAGTTAATACCAAAGCATAACACCATTAAGTTCCTCAGTAAATTGATTCAGTAAAGTAAAATATGCTTAACGAGAAAGCTATTGCAAACCGTTATTGACAAGTGAGAGTGGGATAAGCACTTCAAAGAGTAGCCTACCACAATAACCACACGTTTTGCTAAATAAGACTAATACCTACCGGAATGTCAATATTTAAATTGCATAGAGATTATGAAAATTGTCCTTAATTGCGCGCAATGTTCTATTCTCAATCAGCATGACTATGCGGCGTTCGCTTGACGTTGAAATTCGGGCTGCGGTGTGACGTGGAAAATAATCACTATCCACTTCCTACTTTCTCAGGTGCATTTTGGGAATTGTAGTTCAGTAAAGCAGTTGCGTTCCAGTATTTCAATGCTTTTAGAATGCACTGAGCACATTCTTCCTTATCATGACCAGACTACATAAAGAGAGGGGTTAATTATTTAATTTCCATTGTGGAACAGGCTGGATTCCATCTTTTGCACCAACACTGTGTTATATTCAGAAGGAATgctaaaa
Protein-coding sequences here:
- the LOC112214754 gene encoding transmembrane reductase CYB561D2; translated protein: MAELPGSEPRIYSFGKVACGILTHVLCVVFTVLITVLAKPGTSLFSWHPFLMTLAFSLFMTEAVLLFSPHCSPIRKLSHKTKGRVHWILQCLCASCSTLGLASIFYNKHLNGKPHFASWHGLVGLGTLCVVGVQSLAALPLLYHSLAKGWSLAKLKRYHAASGLVTYLLGSVSLLLGICSVWFTGAVGGYTWYLAALCPALSTLVIMSQVSNTYMAKKRLVS